The Nonlabens sp. Hel1_33_55 genome contains the following window.
GGAGTCAAGAAAGGTGAAGAAATTCAGCATCAAGAATTGATCACTAATGTTGTAAAGGGCATTGATCCGTATAAAAATTTTAGTGACTATTTAAGCCTCGCTAAAGAGGAAGAACTTGAGTTTATTATATCCAACACCACAGAGGCTGGAATAGCTTATGTGGCAACAGATACGATGGAAATGCAACCGCCATCATCTTTCCCAGCAAAGTTGACAATGTTGTTATATAAAAGATTCCAGCACTTTAAAGGCAATCCAGAAAAAGGCTTGACGATTATTCCTTGTGAATTGATCAATCATAACTCTGAAACCTTGAAAGAGATCATTCAAAAATATAGCGATGATTGGAGTTTAGGCGAACAGTTTAAAAATTGGCTGGAAGAAAGTTGCTCCTTTCATAGTACGTTAGTAGATCGTATCGTTCCTGGTTATCCCAAGGATGAAATTGAAGATTATAATGCTCAGCTAGAATATAAGGATAACCTAATTGTGTCTGCTGAAGTGTTTTTGCTCTGGGTCATTGAAGGTGGCGAAAAGTTGAAAAAGAAATTGCCTTTCCATAAGACAGATCTTGACGTAAAAATTGTAGACGACATGCAACCTTATAGAACACGTAAGGTGCGTATACTTAACGGCGCTCACACCGCAATGGTGCCGTTTTCACTTCTTTATGGTAACTCAACGGTAAAGGAAACCGTGGACAATACGTTTACTGGTTCGTTTGTAAACAAGGCTATTTTTGATGAGATCAATAACGTGCTGCCTATGGAAAAGGCAGAGTTGGATAGTTTTGCTGATGAGATATTGGATCGTTTTAGAAATCCATTTGTCAAACATCAATTGGCAGATATCGCGCTTAATTCAATTTCAAAGTTTAAAGTGCGTGTTTTACCAAGTTTGTTGGAATATGTCGAGAAATACGGTAAGCTACCTACGCATTTGACATTTGCATTTGCTTGTTTGATTAGATTCTATAAAGGAAACTGGAAAGGAGAAACTCTGCCTATTAAGGATAGTAATGAAGTCAAGGCATTTTTAAAAGACGCTTGGGCGAGCGATGATGTAGAAGAAGTGGTAAGGAAAACGCTTTCACATACTGAATATTGGGATCAAGATTTAAATAACGTCAGCGATCTGCCTCAAGCTCTCATCTATGCTTTGAATCAAATAGAAGAGCACGGTGTTGAAACTGGTTTTGAAAAATTTAGCAACAAGTATTAGTCAATTATTCTATAGAGATTATGCAAAAGAAACTAATTAAAGTTCATCCAGAGGATAATGTAGCGGTAGCATTAGTGGACATTTCTGCTGGTGATGTTATTTCTTTTGAGGATCAAGCCATTGTTGCCGTTACCGATGTTAAGGCTAAACATAAAATTTCATTAGTAGACCTAGAAGAAGGTGACAAGATATTTATGTACGGAGTCTTGGTAGGGAAAGCTAGTTTGCCCGTTGCAAAAGGTGCGGTGTTGACTATTGATAATGTCAAACACCAAAGTGCCAAAGTAACCGAGAAAACAGATACTATAGGATGGAATCCGCCAAATGTCGACCGTTGGAAAGATCGAACGTTTATGGGCTACCATAGAGAAGACGGTCAAGTGGGTACAGCAAATGTTTGGTTATTTTTTCCATTGGTATTTTGTGAAAATAGAAATATCGAGACCTTAAAAGAGGTGTTTGAAAAAGAACTGCTCACACAGCCTAAGAATAATTATAGAAATCTATTACGATCCTTAGTTCAAAATGGTAGTGAAGCTGCTGTTGAGGATATCAATGAACCAGAAAGAGTTTTTGAGAATGTTGATGTTAAGTTTATCACGCATCCTGGTGGATGTGGTGGTATACGACAGGATTCAGAAAGTTTAGCTAGATTACTTGCTGGTTATGTACATAATCCCAATGTAGTAGGCGCAACCGTGCTAAGCTTAGGATGTCAGAATCTTCAAATTGAGGTGTTTCAAAATGCCTTAAGTGTCATAAGTCCTAATAATAAAAAGCCCATTTTGATGTATGAGCAACAGAAGATGGGAACGGTAGATGAAATGCTCAACAGTATTATTAAAAGTTCTTTTCAGGCCATCAAGGAAGCCAATGAACTCAAGCGCGAACCAGCTCCTTTATCTAAGTTACGATTAGGCCTTGAATGCGGTGGTTCTGATGGATTTTCAGGAATCTCTGCTAATCCTACCTTAGGATACACATCGGACATGTTGGTAGCTTTAGGAGGTACGGCAATTCTTTCAGAATTTCCAGAATTGTGTGGAGTAGAGCAGGAGCTGGTTAATCGTTGCGAATCGCACGAATCTGCAGATCGATTTTTGGAACTTATGAAAGCTTTTGAAAAGTCAGTTGTAGATGCTGGATCTGGTTTCGATATGAATCCGTCGCCGGGTAACATTAAAGATGGATTGATTACAGATGCTATGAAATCTGCTGGCGCAGCAAAAAAAGGTGGCACTTCACCAGTAGTTGATGTACTGGATTATGGAGAATATGTTACGAAACGTGGATTGAATCTATTGTGTACTCCTGGAAATGATGTGGAAAGCACGACAGCCATGGTTGGATCAGGTGCAAATATTGTTTTATTTACAACAGGTCTGGGAACTCCAACAGGAAATCCCATTGCACCAATCGTAAAAGTTTCATCAAATTCTGATCTAGCTCGTAGAATGAGTGATATCATAGACATTGATACTGGAGGTGTTATTACAGGAGAAAAAACCATTGAGGAAATGGCTGAGGAGACTCTTGAAATCATTATCCAAATTGCATCAGGTAATAAACCATCAAAGGCAAATCTTTTGAACCAAAATGATTTTATACCATGGAAGCGTGGTGTCTCCTTATAGGATTATCGAGATGAAGATTTTCTTATAATAAGCTCTGGCTCAAGAATAATAGTCTGCTGATTCTTAATCTTTTTCTTGCTTTTAACCTCTTCTAAAAAAGTTTTAGCTGTCAGTCGTCCCATTTCAATTGGTGATTGATCTATAGTTGATATAGAAAGATCCATAAAACGAGTAAATGGTTCATTACTAAATCCAACCACGCAAACGTCTTGTGGGATATTTAGACCATGAGCTTTGATTTCTTGAATAGCACCTAATGCGGTGAAGTCACTAGAAGAGAAAATAGCATCTGGTCGCTGATCCATTTCCAAAAATTGCTTGGTTATTCTTCTACCTTCCTCAATCTTACTTGCACACTCAACAACTAGGTTCTCATCAAACTCAAATCCGTGATCTATTAAGGCTTGTTTGTAACCTCTATAACGATCTCTGAAAATCTCTAATGTACGATCATTGGATAAGTGGGCTATTCGTTTACAACCTTGATCAATGAGATGTTTAACTGCAGAATATGCACCTTGATAATCATCAATAGTCACTGAGCTAATTCCTTCCATATCCCTTTTTCTGTCAAAAAATATCAATGGCACCTGTTTCTCTAATAAACTGTCAAAAACATTGGTGTTGTCGTTTGACTTACTGATGGAAATTAGAATACCATCAACCTGCGCATTTAATAATGAATTGATGTTTCCTGTTTCTAGGTTTTCCTGATCGTGAGTTTGGCAAACAATAACATGGTATCCCTTAGGGTAGAGTTCTTCCTCGATACCTCTAATTACAGATGCGAAAAAATTACTATCCATTCTAGGTACCACTACGCCAACGTTGAAGCTTTTACCACTTTTAAGAGCGCGGGCAAGAGTGTTTTGCTCATAATTCATTTCAAGCGCTGTCTGTTTAACGAGCTTACGAGTATTCTTACTGATTTTCTCATTGTTATTTAGCGCTCGAGATACAGTAGCAGCGGTCAAATTTAGTTTAGCTGCAATATCGTAAATAGTCGTTTTTTTCTTCATTTAACGGTTGAAAGTGGAAAGTAAAAATACAAAACAAAACGTTGAATTGAATTGTTTCCTATGGTCGCAAAAAATGTGTTCCTACTCTTTTAAAAGTTGATTTAAATATGGTTTATCTAATTGTAATCGATTACTTTACATCTTGTATTTGCCTTTAATCTTTAATTACATGAAAAGTTTAGAATTAGTTTTACTGCTAGTATTATTTGTTGGTAATGCTTTTACAACCGTTCGATGTAGTAATACTGATGATATCGATGGGTTGATCTCTGAGGATAATATTATTGCTGAAACTATATTAATTTACGGTGATGATATTACAAACGGAACCAATAATCAATTAGTAGTAGGTTTCGTGCCAAATAATACCACAAACCAAATGGTTTCTTGGAGTAGTTCAGACACCCAAGTAGCTACTATAACTGAGAATGGTGTACTTCAACCAGTTACCAATGGAACCGTAACGGTAACTGTAACGGCACAAGATGGATCTAATGTTTCTGGTAGTAAAACATTTTCAATTTCTGGAGTAACCCAAACGATTAACGGTACTGTAGTTTCCAATTCACAAGAGATTATTGATGCGATTGCAAATGCAACAGCAGGTGAAGAGATATTTGTTAGAGGTGGAACTTATGCTTTCGTTTCAACCTTAGAAATGAATGCTAGTGGAACAAGTGGTTCACTTATTAAATTTCAGGCATTTCCTGATGACACAGAGAGACCTAGATTTGATTTTTCTGCAATGGGTGAGGATTCATCTAATAGAGGTATTGATTTGAATGGTGATTTCTGGCATATAAAAGGTATTGATGTCTTTGGAGCTGGGGACAACGGTATGCATATAGCTGGAAATAACAATACAGTAGAATTCTCTACTTTCAGTGAAAATGCAGATACTGGTTTGCAAATTGATAGTGGAGGCAGTAATAATTTTATTTTAAATTGTGACTCGTTCTTCAATGCAGATTCTACACTAGAAAACGCAGATGGATTTGCTTGTAAGCTAGATGCAGGATCTGGTAATAGATTTAAAGGATGTAGAGCTTGGCAAAATCTTGATGATGGATGGGATGGTTATTTACGTAATACTACGAACATAACTACTACACATGAGGATTGTTGGGCTATAAGAAATGGAGTGTTGCGTGACGGTTCAGTTGGAGCTGGTGACGGTAATGGATTCAAAACTGGTGGTAGTGATAACAAGGACTTAATTCATAATGCGATTTATAATAACTGTGTAGCCGTAGGAAATACTGAAGATGGTTTTGATCACAATAGTAATAGAGGTGATGTGGTAATCTACAATGGATCATCTTATGATAATAAGAGAAACTACAGCTTCAGCAATACAAACCCAGCTGCATCCTTAATAGTAAAGAACTCGCTTTCATTTGACGGAAGCGAAAGCGATAGTTTTAATGCTACTCAAACTGATATAACTAATAATGGTTTTCAAGATGGACGTGTTACAAATAGTTCTGACTTCAGAAGTCTGAATGTTAGCTTAATGCTATCTGCAAGACAAGCTAATGGCGATTTACCCGTCGTCGATTTCTTAAGACTTACTAGTTCTAGTGATTTGATAGATGCAGGAGTAGATGTAGGACTTCCGTTTAACGGAACTGCACCAGATATAGGAGCATTTGAGTTTGAACAGTAATTAGGAATTAGTTTTTTTTATCAAACACCTCATTCAAAAAGGTTGTTGTATAGTTCAAGGTTGTTTCAAACCAAGGCTGTACCAACCAAAATGAATGAGGTGTTTCTGGTAAGGTATGTTGCTCGCTATAGATTTCATTGTTCTTATAAAAAAATATCATATCATCTCTTCCAGCATGAAAGCGTGGTTGAGCGCTGTTAATGAATAGAATAGGAGGATCATCCTGTGAAAGGTGTTCTAAAGGAGATGCCTCTTTCCAGGCAGAATAGTTTTCTTCTTTAGAACCGTCGAGCCAGATGCTTGCCATTTTTCCTTCTGCGGAAGCTTCTGGATGGATGAAAGAGACAATTCCATCAATATTTACAATCGCCTGAACCTGATCTGAGATAGAAGTGTCTGTAAGATAAAGTTCGGAATCAGGAGTCACGCCAACTAGCGTTGCTAATTGGGCACCAGCAGAAGCACCTAGAATAGCAATTTTATCAGGATCTACGCCGTATCGATTGGCGCGTTTTCTTGTCCATTTGACAGCATCTTTGATATCTAGTACAGCAGCAGGATAAGGGGTCTCTAATCCTAGTCTATAGGATACAGTAATCGCCACAAATCCATTAGAGGCTAAATTTTTAGCCATTGCTCGCTGATTTTCCCTGCTTCCAACCAACCAGCCACCACCGTGAATCAGCAAAACGGCTGGGCGTAAATCCTGATCGCGACTTTTAGGTAAGTAGATGTCCAACTCAAGTTTAGTACCATCTACTTTCTTGTAGACTTTGCACTCCTTGCTTCTTATTAAAGAAGGGTCTACAGGATCAATTGGATTGATGAAAGGATAATCTTTGCTCAGCTTTTTTAATGTTGAAGCTGCGGTGTAAGGTTTGAATTCTGGTTCCTCTTCCTGAGCAGTAGAAATTAGAAATGATGATAGTACTATTGCGGTGATTATACTTTTTGAAAATGTCATTCGTCAATCTCAAAGTATTCAACATCTGCATAACCGCCTCTCGCAGCTTCTTCTGTACTAATGCTATAAAGCCCAACTTTAGCCCCAATCCATTTACCTGGTTTTGCCTTAAAGGATTTACCTATTTCAATAAACGTTTTACCATCCTCAGAATATCTGAATTTACAAATAGCCTCTGGAGCAATAACATCGACTTGGAAATAAGCGGAGTTTGATTTCAAACGAACGGTTTCATTGATTTTCTCTGGTTTTTCTCCTATCGCATCAATCGTCTCTGATTGGGTTATGAAATATCCGTTTTGGTCATGGGATATGCCCAAGCTGGCATAGTCAGTTCCCATGATGATTACACCTGCTGATTTTCCCGAGCTTGCTTCTTCTGGGTGCAATGAAATTTTTGTATTTACGGTAAAACTAGGTGCAGGAAATTTTTGCAGAAGTAAATTGGGAGTCATCCAAAGGTTTGCCGAAGATGTTGGCGGTTTTATGGAAAACAACCTTAGATAATCATTGCTAGGTAGCTTTGCATGCCAGATTACTTCTGGATTAGCATTCCATTGCCATTGTTTTCCTATGTTGAATCTAGTGAAGAAATCGCTTTCTACTGGAGTTGTTTTTACGGCATTGTTTTTAACTATAGGTTTTTTGTAGGTGAGTACAGGTTCTCCAATACCATTACCGTCTAAATCTTCTCCCATTACTGGCCAATCATTTTCCCATTTCATAGGTTGTAAATGAACTACACGACCATAGGCATCTTTATCTTGAAAATGATAAAACCAAGATGCACCATCCTCAGTTTCTATCCAGGCGCCCTGATGTGGACCATTGATATCAGTACTGCCTTGCTCCAGAACTATCTTTTCTTCATATGGACCATAAATGTTCTTTGATCGCAGTACGAGTTGCCAGCCATATTGCACACCACCTGCAGGAGCAAAAATGTAATAGTAGTCTCCTTTCTTATAGAACTTGGGACCTTCAATGGTACCTTGGTTCTCATGGCCATCAAAAACATGGACTCCTTCATCAATGACTTTTGTGCCACTGGCATTCATACGATTTACGGTCAACAGGCTTTTTACGCCTGCGCGACTTCCTGCATATGCATGAACTAGATATGCGGTACCGTCGTCATCCCATAATGGTGATGGATCTATCAATCCTTTTCCAGGCATCACTAAGATAGGTTCGTCCCATTTTGAAAATGGATCCTTGGTTTTAACCATGTAAATACCAAAGTCTGGATCTCCCCAATAAATGTAGTATTCGTCTTCATGATATCTGATACTGGGCGCCCAGACACCATTACCATGTTGAGGTTTTTTGAAGTGTTCTTCTGGAACGATTTTAGGCAGAGCGTGATTGATCAGTTTCCAATTGACCATATCTTTTGAATGCAAAATGGGAAGACCTGGCGCGGTATTAAAACTAGACGAGGTCATGAAAAAATCATCACCTACTCTTATTACATCAGGATCAGAATAATCTGCGTGAATAATAGGGTTCTTGTAAAAGCCATTTCCTTGATCTGCCACCCAAACCTTGGAAACATAAGCGTCATTATTTTGAGCCACAACATTAGTTTGCAGGAGTAGGCCAATGAATACGGGAAATAGTCTCCTAATCATACTACTGGTCTAATTCTAAACTAGCCATAATGAATGGTCCGGTACCTTTTGGATCATTGGGTCTAATGATTTCTCCCACGTAATATTCGTAAGAGCCATCTCTGTATGGATTGCCTCCTAAACCGGCTACACCACATATTTGGTTGAGGTTTACAAGGCCGTTATCCTCTACAGTTACTAGATCATCAATGAGTCCTTTGTAAGCCTTTTCAGCTACTTGTCTATATTTTTGTGGCAGGTAGCCTTTACGAACTCCTTTAGCAAATGCATAAGTAAACATGGACGTTCCTGAAGCTTCTAAATAGTTTCCTTCACGATCTCCTTGATCGATGACTTGATACCACAAACCAGATTCATCTTGTACGGCAGTTATAGCCTCTGCAAACTGGTTGAGGTAGGTGACCATTCTAGCGTGACCAGGATGATCTTCTGGTAAAAAGTCCAGCACATCTACCATCGCCATACCATACCAGCCCATTGCTCTAGACCAGAAATGAGGTGAGTTTCCAGTTTCCTTGTTGGCCCATTCCTGTTCCTTACTTTCATCCCATCCATGATACAACAATCCAGTTTTTTCATCACGGCTGTGCTTTTGAATGAGGTCAAATTGTAACACCACGTCGTCATAAATTTGCTGAACTTCAGCTTCATTGTCTATGTATTCCTGTGCATATTTAATATGGAAAGGTTCTGCCATGTAGAGACCATCGAGCCACATTTGATGAGGATATACTTTCTTGTGCCAGTAGCCACCGTCAGAGGTTTTGGGCTGTGATTTCATTTGACTGTCTAGCGTTTCCATGGCAATTAGAAAACGTTCTTCCTTCGTTTTTGGATATAAGTAGAGCAGTACGTCACCAGACTTAATCATGTCTAGGTTTTGATTGGACAATTTATACGTTTCTATGGTTCCTGTGCTGTCAATGAGTTCATCTGCATAGTTATAGATGTAGTCATAATATTGTTCATTGGCTGTTTGCTCATACACTTTCGCGCAAGCGCTAAGAACCAAACCATTTGTATAGCTCCATCGAGGTTTTTCTTGAAAATCCAACATGGAAGCTTTGGGTACACGTTCCATCTCTGACAACATCATGCGCTCTGACCATTTCAAGTTGGCGGGAACCAGCATCTCCATATCTTGATTGGAATTAGCTGTTTCCATAGGTTTTTCTTCCATGGATTTACAGCCGACCATGGAGACGATTGCAAATAAAAAAGAGGCAAAAGTTTTAAATTTCATAGGGTGAATTATAAAGAGTTGGAGTTTTCTAGCTGATTCAGTTTCAGGTCAAGGTCTGCGATAAATTTAGCCTCGTTTTTGATACCGTTTGTTTCTTGTTCCCACGCCCCTAAAAAGTAGTACGTGATCTCCTGACTGGTAGGATTGAAAAGTACCAGATGATCATTGATTCCTTCTTGCTGTTGATTTACTTGATCAATTTTATAGAACAACGCCATGCCTAATTTATCATCATCACTTACCAGCGTTTGATTTCCATAGGTCGCGATATAGGCCCATGAATTGCCCTCTTTTTTCTGTAAAGGAATATTTTCAAACTTTACAATACCAGTGCAGATTCCCGTAATTTCTTTTGAAGGTTTCAAAGTAGCTTTAGTAAATCTATCTTGCGGGAAAATGGATAATTTTGCTTCTAAGTCAATGCTATCATTACCTGTTTTCCAATTTTCATAAGTGATATTTACCATGGATTCTCCTTCATTGTTTTGAACGATTGCAGTGGTATTTTCTACATTTCTAAAATGTGCAATGGTATCGTTTATCATGCGGCCATAACCACCTATTCCCATGGATTTACCAGCTTTCAAAATGTCCTGTCCCCATGGTTGCGTTTCATGATAGGAGTCAAATCCATCCTGTCCCACATAAGGT
Protein-coding sequences here:
- a CDS encoding tagaturonate reductase, with product MIETLKKKELNRSNVDAGKKLPIKVVQFGEGNFLRAFIEFAFQKLNQEADFNAGIAVVQPIDRGMVDMLNDQDGLYTLFLKGVKKGEEIQHQELITNVVKGIDPYKNFSDYLSLAKEEELEFIISNTTEAGIAYVATDTMEMQPPSSFPAKLTMLLYKRFQHFKGNPEKGLTIIPCELINHNSETLKEIIQKYSDDWSLGEQFKNWLEESCSFHSTLVDRIVPGYPKDEIEDYNAQLEYKDNLIVSAEVFLLWVIEGGEKLKKKLPFHKTDLDVKIVDDMQPYRTRKVRILNGAHTAMVPFSLLYGNSTVKETVDNTFTGSFVNKAIFDEINNVLPMEKAELDSFADEILDRFRNPFVKHQLADIALNSISKFKVRVLPSLLEYVEKYGKLPTHLTFAFACLIRFYKGNWKGETLPIKDSNEVKAFLKDAWASDDVEEVVRKTLSHTEYWDQDLNNVSDLPQALIYALNQIEEHGVETGFEKFSNKY
- a CDS encoding UxaA family hydrolase, with the translated sequence MQKKLIKVHPEDNVAVALVDISAGDVISFEDQAIVAVTDVKAKHKISLVDLEEGDKIFMYGVLVGKASLPVAKGAVLTIDNVKHQSAKVTEKTDTIGWNPPNVDRWKDRTFMGYHREDGQVGTANVWLFFPLVFCENRNIETLKEVFEKELLTQPKNNYRNLLRSLVQNGSEAAVEDINEPERVFENVDVKFITHPGGCGGIRQDSESLARLLAGYVHNPNVVGATVLSLGCQNLQIEVFQNALSVISPNNKKPILMYEQQKMGTVDEMLNSIIKSSFQAIKEANELKREPAPLSKLRLGLECGGSDGFSGISANPTLGYTSDMLVALGGTAILSEFPELCGVEQELVNRCESHESADRFLELMKAFEKSVVDAGSGFDMNPSPGNIKDGLITDAMKSAGAAKKGGTSPVVDVLDYGEYVTKRGLNLLCTPGNDVESTTAMVGSGANIVLFTTGLGTPTGNPIAPIVKVSSNSDLARRMSDIIDIDTGGVITGEKTIEEMAEETLEIIIQIASGNKPSKANLLNQNDFIPWKRGVSL
- a CDS encoding LacI family DNA-binding transcriptional regulator, whose protein sequence is MKKKTTIYDIAAKLNLTAATVSRALNNNEKISKNTRKLVKQTALEMNYEQNTLARALKSGKSFNVGVVVPRMDSNFFASVIRGIEEELYPKGYHVIVCQTHDQENLETGNINSLLNAQVDGILISISKSNDNTNVFDSLLEKQVPLIFFDRKRDMEGISSVTIDDYQGAYSAVKHLIDQGCKRIAHLSNDRTLEIFRDRYRGYKQALIDHGFEFDENLVVECASKIEEGRRITKQFLEMDQRPDAIFSSSDFTALGAIQEIKAHGLNIPQDVCVVGFSNEPFTRFMDLSISTIDQSPIEMGRLTAKTFLEEVKSKKKIKNQQTIILEPELIIRKSSSR
- a CDS encoding right-handed parallel beta-helix repeat-containing protein; the encoded protein is MKSLELVLLLVLFVGNAFTTVRCSNTDDIDGLISEDNIIAETILIYGDDITNGTNNQLVVGFVPNNTTNQMVSWSSSDTQVATITENGVLQPVTNGTVTVTVTAQDGSNVSGSKTFSISGVTQTINGTVVSNSQEIIDAIANATAGEEIFVRGGTYAFVSTLEMNASGTSGSLIKFQAFPDDTERPRFDFSAMGEDSSNRGIDLNGDFWHIKGIDVFGAGDNGMHIAGNNNTVEFSTFSENADTGLQIDSGGSNNFILNCDSFFNADSTLENADGFACKLDAGSGNRFKGCRAWQNLDDGWDGYLRNTTNITTTHEDCWAIRNGVLRDGSVGAGDGNGFKTGGSDNKDLIHNAIYNNCVAVGNTEDGFDHNSNRGDVVIYNGSSYDNKRNYSFSNTNPAASLIVKNSLSFDGSESDSFNATQTDITNNGFQDGRVTNSSDFRSLNVSLMLSARQANGDLPVVDFLRLTSSSDLIDAGVDVGLPFNGTAPDIGAFEFEQ
- a CDS encoding alpha/beta hydrolase, with the translated sequence MTFSKSIITAIVLSSFLISTAQEEEPEFKPYTAASTLKKLSKDYPFINPIDPVDPSLIRSKECKVYKKVDGTKLELDIYLPKSRDQDLRPAVLLIHGGGWLVGSRENQRAMAKNLASNGFVAITVSYRLGLETPYPAAVLDIKDAVKWTRKRANRYGVDPDKIAILGASAGAQLATLVGVTPDSELYLTDTSISDQVQAIVNIDGIVSFIHPEASAEGKMASIWLDGSKEENYSAWKEASPLEHLSQDDPPILFINSAQPRFHAGRDDMIFFYKNNEIYSEQHTLPETPHSFWLVQPWFETTLNYTTTFLNEVFDKKN
- a CDS encoding glycoside hydrolase 43 family protein, which codes for MIRRLFPVFIGLLLQTNVVAQNNDAYVSKVWVADQGNGFYKNPIIHADYSDPDVIRVGDDFFMTSSSFNTAPGLPILHSKDMVNWKLINHALPKIVPEEHFKKPQHGNGVWAPSIRYHEDEYYIYWGDPDFGIYMVKTKDPFSKWDEPILVMPGKGLIDPSPLWDDDGTAYLVHAYAGSRAGVKSLLTVNRMNASGTKVIDEGVHVFDGHENQGTIEGPKFYKKGDYYYIFAPAGGVQYGWQLVLRSKNIYGPYEEKIVLEQGSTDINGPHQGAWIETEDGASWFYHFQDKDAYGRVVHLQPMKWENDWPVMGEDLDGNGIGEPVLTYKKPIVKNNAVKTTPVESDFFTRFNIGKQWQWNANPEVIWHAKLPSNDYLRLFSIKPPTSSANLWMTPNLLLQKFPAPSFTVNTKISLHPEEASSGKSAGVIIMGTDYASLGISHDQNGYFITQSETIDAIGEKPEKINETVRLKSNSAYFQVDVIAPEAICKFRYSEDGKTFIEIGKSFKAKPGKWIGAKVGLYSISTEEAARGGYADVEYFEIDE
- a CDS encoding glycoside hydrolase family 105 protein; translated protein: MKFKTFASFLFAIVSMVGCKSMEEKPMETANSNQDMEMLVPANLKWSERMMLSEMERVPKASMLDFQEKPRWSYTNGLVLSACAKVYEQTANEQYYDYIYNYADELIDSTGTIETYKLSNQNLDMIKSGDVLLYLYPKTKEERFLIAMETLDSQMKSQPKTSDGGYWHKKVYPHQMWLDGLYMAEPFHIKYAQEYIDNEAEVQQIYDDVVLQFDLIQKHSRDEKTGLLYHGWDESKEQEWANKETGNSPHFWSRAMGWYGMAMVDVLDFLPEDHPGHARMVTYLNQFAEAITAVQDESGLWYQVIDQGDREGNYLEASGTSMFTYAFAKGVRKGYLPQKYRQVAEKAYKGLIDDLVTVEDNGLVNLNQICGVAGLGGNPYRDGSYEYYVGEIIRPNDPKGTGPFIMASLELDQ
- a CDS encoding DUF4861 family protein — protein: MKKILLPALFLMIALSCKRENQQITSQQEPEPVPSLTTYAEISMKEGGHWDDREYIDGNFVNVDTLNVPSEHTDHSWFIRYEGPGWENSQVGYRLYLDWRNAIDIFGKKVDSLVLPYVGQDGFDSYHETQPWGQDILKAGKSMGIGGYGRMINDTIAHFRNVENTTAIVQNNEGESMVNITYENWKTGNDSIDLEAKLSIFPQDRFTKATLKPSKEITGICTGIVKFENIPLQKKEGNSWAYIATYGNQTLVSDDDKLGMALFYKIDQVNQQQEGINDHLVLFNPTSQEITYYFLGAWEQETNGIKNEAKFIADLDLKLNQLENSNSL